One Novipirellula caenicola genomic window carries:
- a CDS encoding YkgJ family cysteine cluster protein has product MPKKQDSKKQKKAEPWYADGLRFECSQCGDCCGGAPGFVWVNEDEIAELAQEMDLDVDAFEHQFVRQVGAEKSLKEYPDGDCILLDPETRKCSVYEARPIQCRTWPFWDSNLERKKDWKETCSVCPGSGTGRLYTFEEIEIQRKQKSV; this is encoded by the coding sequence ATGCCTAAAAAGCAAGATTCAAAAAAGCAGAAAAAGGCCGAGCCATGGTACGCCGACGGTCTTCGCTTTGAGTGTTCTCAGTGCGGAGATTGTTGCGGCGGAGCCCCCGGGTTTGTATGGGTCAACGAAGATGAAATCGCCGAACTGGCCCAAGAAATGGACTTGGATGTCGACGCATTCGAGCACCAATTTGTTCGCCAAGTCGGTGCCGAGAAGAGTTTGAAGGAATACCCCGACGGAGACTGCATCCTGCTGGATCCTGAAACTCGCAAATGCAGCGTCTACGAAGCGCGGCCGATCCAGTGCCGGACTTGGCCGTTTTGGGACAGCAATCTAGAGCGTAAGAAGGACTGGAAAGAAACGTGCAGCGTTTGCCCTGGATCGGGAACCGGGCGACTATACACGTTCGAAGAAATCGAAATACAGCGGAAACAAAAATCGGTGTGA
- a CDS encoding sigma-54 dependent transcriptional regulator, protein MSSEPFAVLIVDDEPNIRSGLAKGLAGEADVVKTAGDADDALDQFTKGSFQLVIADVRLSSSMTGIELLEKIRYLRPSTAVIVITAHGTVETAVEAMRAGAFDFVLKPIDLNLIRQQVRKAREYYQLRVENRQLRTQLAGAGQVSEIIGNGAAMQAVFQQIRQVAATEATVLVQGESGTGKELIARALHDLSDRSRGPFIAVNLGAMPENLLESELFGHEKGSFSGASRQKPGCFEQAAGGTLFLDEVTEMSAKSQVDLLRVLESRVFTRVGGEERIETDVRIVSATNRSVHELIEEGVFREDLFYRLNVIPIEVPPLRARREDIPLLVEHFLEQFCKRHSRDPKQLSPAAMQTLVSSNWPGNVRQLRNMIERLVVTHSGDVIHHDELPAELTRAPSPANKSIVPLAEAVEACERETIAAVLNAYDLHRDKTAKALGISVRTLHYKMSRYNLH, encoded by the coding sequence ATGAGTTCCGAGCCGTTTGCCGTACTGATCGTTGATGACGAGCCCAATATCCGGTCGGGATTGGCAAAGGGGCTCGCCGGCGAAGCTGACGTCGTCAAAACCGCGGGCGATGCCGACGACGCGCTGGACCAATTCACCAAAGGATCGTTCCAATTGGTGATTGCCGATGTGCGACTCAGTAGCAGCATGACGGGCATTGAGCTGTTAGAGAAAATTCGCTACTTGCGTCCGTCCACCGCCGTCATCGTGATTACCGCCCACGGGACCGTCGAGACAGCCGTTGAGGCGATGCGCGCAGGCGCGTTCGATTTTGTCTTGAAGCCGATCGACTTGAATTTGATTCGTCAGCAAGTCCGCAAGGCGCGAGAGTACTATCAGCTGCGAGTCGAGAATCGGCAATTGAGAACGCAGTTGGCTGGAGCCGGGCAAGTTTCCGAGATCATCGGCAACGGTGCCGCGATGCAGGCGGTGTTTCAGCAGATTCGTCAGGTGGCTGCCACCGAAGCGACTGTTTTGGTTCAGGGAGAAAGTGGCACGGGAAAAGAATTGATTGCTCGTGCACTGCATGACCTTAGCGACCGAAGCCGAGGTCCGTTTATCGCCGTGAACCTAGGTGCGATGCCTGAGAATTTGCTTGAAAGCGAGCTGTTTGGTCATGAAAAAGGCTCGTTCAGTGGCGCCTCGCGACAAAAACCAGGATGTTTCGAACAAGCCGCCGGCGGCACTTTGTTTCTGGACGAAGTGACCGAGATGTCGGCCAAAAGCCAAGTCGATCTGCTGCGGGTACTCGAGTCGCGTGTGTTCACCCGAGTCGGAGGCGAAGAACGAATCGAAACCGATGTTCGGATCGTCTCGGCCACCAATCGGTCGGTGCATGAGTTGATCGAAGAAGGGGTTTTTCGCGAGGACCTGTTTTATCGGCTCAACGTGATTCCTATCGAAGTCCCTCCGCTGCGAGCGCGTCGCGAAGACATTCCGTTGCTGGTCGAGCACTTTTTGGAACAATTTTGCAAGCGACATTCACGAGACCCGAAGCAGCTGTCGCCCGCCGCGATGCAAACACTCGTCTCTTCCAATTGGCCTGGCAACGTTCGGCAATTGCGGAACATGATCGAACGGTTGGTCGTGACTCACAGCGGCGACGTGATTCATCACGACGAACTGCCCGCGGAATTGACTCGTGCCCCAAGCCCCGCCAACAAATCGATCGTGCCGTTGGCCGAAGCGGTCGAAGCCTGCGAACGCGAAACGATCGCAGCGGTGTTGAACGCCTACGATCTGCATCGCGACAAAACTGCCAAAGCACTCGGGATTAGCGTGCGGACCCTGCACTACAAAATGAGTCGCTATAATCTTCACTAA
- a CDS encoding SHD1 domain-containing protein yields the protein MRMFSTLLALVGSLVVATATGNAREWSSFDGQYKIDAEVVAFNDTTVVLKRKSGKLVAVELAELSQQDRDYVASQETKDAFHKSADQMQTWTSVDGMKIRGRVVAYGQKDLVVQRKLGNVMINGTAFARIDPLHQAVILKIISHLEGTKIEDASQLSAWARKTLSAEPKTYPLEGVLMALESGDQISVPFFLFAKEDLAVLQPGWEHWLSETEDEAARERESLMVQTSAMQYQREKERDYQIERMKLDMLAAATGLTSIWEVLLKPRPGVYGRRTSVIVTARNSDIATRMVTSRYPGYAVVGVRRASY from the coding sequence ATGCGAATGTTTTCTACCCTTTTGGCGTTGGTGGGCAGTTTGGTGGTGGCCACCGCGACCGGGAACGCCCGCGAGTGGTCAAGTTTCGACGGACAATACAAGATCGACGCCGAAGTGGTCGCGTTTAACGACACGACGGTGGTGTTAAAACGAAAGTCCGGGAAATTGGTGGCGGTCGAATTGGCCGAGCTTTCGCAGCAGGATCGAGATTATGTGGCGTCCCAAGAAACGAAGGATGCGTTTCATAAATCCGCCGACCAGATGCAGACGTGGACTTCAGTCGATGGGATGAAGATCCGCGGACGTGTGGTGGCCTATGGCCAAAAGGATCTCGTCGTGCAGCGAAAGCTGGGCAACGTCATGATCAACGGCACTGCCTTCGCCCGCATTGATCCGCTGCATCAAGCGGTCATCTTGAAAATCATCTCTCATCTCGAGGGAACCAAGATCGAAGACGCCTCACAGCTTTCTGCTTGGGCAAGGAAAACGCTGAGTGCGGAACCAAAGACTTATCCGCTCGAAGGCGTGCTGATGGCACTCGAAAGTGGTGACCAGATTAGCGTCCCGTTCTTTTTGTTTGCCAAAGAAGACCTCGCGGTCCTACAGCCGGGGTGGGAACATTGGCTCAGCGAAACCGAAGATGAGGCGGCGCGTGAACGTGAAAGTTTGATGGTGCAGACCTCGGCGATGCAGTATCAGCGTGAAAAGGAACGCGACTACCAAATCGAACGGATGAAACTTGATATGCTTGCGGCGGCAACCGGATTGACCTCGATCTGGGAAGTGCTGCTGAAGCCGCGTCCAGGCGTTTATGGTCGTCGCACCAGTGTGATTGTGACCGCTCGCAACAGTGACATCGCGACCCGTATGGTGACGTCACGCTATCCCGGCTACGCCGTGGTCGGAGTGCGACGGGCGAGCTACTAG
- a CDS encoding rhomboid family intramembrane serine protease has translation MRRIGSVENETLAHRFCDYLVTLSIDAAADSNGDAENPRWDIWIREEKDVDEARKQFALFEQSPESESYKVKSKADAIRNERVNHHQRRIAEQRKLQRSMPASRGGAVGGLGGPGMPGRQQRIPVVIAVIAMSVIASFSGGFGQPRPSRDGSALTTEQSVDYALSFVDRRDYIESDGDWFASVRKGEVWRFITPLLLHADPLHLAFNMIWIFLLGSAIERLHGSIFLIILLFVSQLAGMMLQVSLPAADSLPPILHAVAGSPFAIGASGAVYGLFGYLWIRPQTDSTYPIRMSQGNVMLMLGWLVLCMTGMFGPIANGAHLGGLIAGVIAAFLTSPKR, from the coding sequence ATGCGGCGAATCGGCAGCGTTGAAAACGAAACACTTGCTCATCGGTTCTGTGATTATTTGGTCACGCTGTCGATCGATGCAGCGGCAGACTCCAACGGCGACGCTGAAAATCCCCGCTGGGACATCTGGATCCGCGAGGAAAAGGATGTGGATGAAGCCCGCAAGCAGTTTGCGTTGTTCGAGCAATCGCCTGAATCCGAATCGTACAAAGTCAAAAGCAAGGCCGACGCGATTCGCAACGAGCGGGTGAACCATCACCAGCGACGGATCGCCGAGCAGCGAAAGCTACAACGATCGATGCCGGCGTCACGCGGCGGAGCGGTGGGGGGCCTTGGCGGCCCCGGAATGCCGGGACGTCAGCAGCGGATTCCGGTCGTGATCGCGGTGATCGCGATGTCGGTGATCGCCAGTTTTAGTGGTGGCTTTGGACAACCACGTCCATCGCGTGACGGCAGCGCTTTGACGACCGAACAATCGGTCGACTATGCGTTGTCGTTCGTCGATCGCCGCGACTACATCGAAAGTGACGGTGATTGGTTTGCGTCGGTGCGAAAAGGCGAAGTTTGGCGTTTCATCACACCACTGCTGCTGCACGCCGATCCGCTGCACTTGGCGTTCAATATGATTTGGATCTTTCTGCTCGGGTCGGCGATCGAGCGACTGCATGGTTCGATCTTTCTGATCATTTTGCTGTTCGTTAGCCAGTTGGCGGGGATGATGCTGCAGGTCTCGCTGCCGGCTGCCGATTCGCTACCGCCGATTCTGCATGCAGTCGCAGGATCTCCGTTTGCTATCGGGGCATCGGGCGCCGTATACGGTTTGTTTGGCTATTTGTGGATTCGTCCGCAGACGGATAGCACGTACCCGATTCGCATGTCTCAAGGCAACGTGATGCTGATGTTGGGATGGTTGGTCTTGTGCATGACCGGAATGTTCGGCCCGATCGCCAACGGAGCCCACCTAGGTGGATTGATCGCCGGCGTCATCGCGGCATTCCTAACGTCGCCCAAACGCTAG